In one window of Arachis ipaensis cultivar K30076 chromosome B06, Araip1.1, whole genome shotgun sequence DNA:
- the LOC107646435 gene encoding uncharacterized protein LOC107646435 — translation MRYDGTQDPLEHLTAFEARMNLEGVGDEFTTRIAKAKHPINLLGVTQRAGESTRKYLDRFNDECLEIDGFTDSVASLCLTNGLLNEDFRKHLTTKPVWTMQEIQCVAKEYINDEEVSRVVAANKRQPPYNQTRHYDGGERQKERTRDGGLSKTTKPFPRVGKFTNYTPPRGTNHRGLPTDSRERDTIEARPLKDKTGGNKSLYCEYHKGYGQKTQDCFDLKDALEQAIRDRKLADFSHLIREPRRRNRDHEGEDRSRATRRRQEPEGDDHGLTVVNVVTARNSAPRSKSAQKKDAKVLAVSSSSARGSRGHPSISFGPEDQWFDEVPESPPMVITARVGTGLVKRILVDTGADSNIMFRNVFDALGLRDADLATHQHGVVGLGDHFIKPDGIISLPTSLGQGQRRRTVMADFVVLRDSTAYNIILGRKTINDLGAAISMKLLVMKFVTDDGSVGSIRGDLETAVACDHASLSLRKKSKEASGVFLADLDARIDDKPRPEPEGDLEKFRVGDGDEKFTRYARDRPPAHVTPSDRQAGGQASGSEEEKDVTRKGQRRWPGRRPASLKQVSSESWTIRLGCQTWFW, via the exons atgaggtatgaTGGAACGCAGGACCCCCTGGAgcatctaacggccttcgaggccaggatgaacttaGAAGGAGTAGGAGATGAG TTCACAACCAGGATCGCGAAAGCCAAGCACCCGATCAATTTGCTAGGGGTGACCCAGAGAGCCGGGGAGTCGACCAGGAAATACTTGGATCGTTTCAACGACGAGTGCCTGGAAATTGACGGTTTTACGGACTCGGTGGCGAGTTTATGTTTGACGAATGGGCTCCTAAATGAGGACTTCAGGAAGCACCTTACCACAAAGCCAGtctggacaatgcaggagatccagtGCGTGGCTAAGGAGTATATCAATGACGAGGAGGTCagccgggtcgtggctgccaataaacgaCAACCCCCCTACAACCAAACCAGGCACTACGATGGTGGAGAAAGACAAAAGGAACGCACCAGGGACGGTGGCTTGAGCAAGACGACAAAACCATTTCCCCGAGTCGGGAaattcaccaactacacccccccTCGCGGCACCAATCACAGAGGTCTACCAACAGATAGCCGAGAAAGGGATACTATCGAGGCCCGACCTCTGAAGGACAAGACGGGGGGAAACAAAAGCCTTTACTGCGAATATCACAAGGGGTATGGGCAaaagacccaagactgcttcgacctaaaGGATGCCCTGGAGCAAGCAATCAGGGACAGAAAGCTTGCCGACTTCTCCCACCTCATAAGGGAACCGAGGAGACGGAATCGGGATCACGAGGGTGAGGACAGGTCCCGGGCGACAAGACGACGTCAAGAACCAGAGGGAgacgaccacggtctcacggtggtGAATGTAGTAACGGCAAGGAATTCCGCCCCGAGGTCGAAATCGGCGCAGAAGAAAGACGCCAAGGTCCTGGCGGTCTCCTCCTCATCTGCTAGGGGTTCCCGGGGACACCCATCTATCTCTTTCGGCCCTGAGGACCAATGGTTCGATGAGGTACCGGAAAGTCCCCCCATGGTTATCACGGCCAGAGTCGGAACCGGACTCGTCAAACGGATCCTAGTGGACACgggggcagactcgaacatcatgtttcgCAACGTCTTCGACGCCTTGGGACTGCGTGATGCCGACCtggcgacccaccagcacggtgtggtagggttgggTGATCACTTCATCAAGCCAGATGGGATCATCTCACTACCGACCTCCCTTGGACAAGGACAGAGGCGAAGAACGGTAATGGCCGATTTTGTTGTCTTACGAGATTCCACTGCTTATAatatcatcctggggagaaaaacAATCAATGACCTCGGGGCAGCGATTAGCATGAAACTGCTTGTAATGAAGTTTGTTACCGATGACGGATCCGTAGGGTCTATCAGAGGAgacttggaaacggcagtcgcttgcgaccacgccagTCTCTCTCTTAGGAAAAAATCCAAAGAAGCATCCGGGGTTTTCCTTGCCGACCTGGATGCCAGGATAGATGACAAGCCCAGACCTGAGCCAGAAGGGGACTTGGAAAAATTTAGGGTCGGCGATGGGGACGAGAAGTTCAC CCGAtatgccagggatagacccccAGCTCATGTCACACCATCTGACCGTCAAGCCGGAGGCCAAGCCAGTGGCTCAGAGGAGGAGAAAGATGTCACAAGAAAagggcagaggaggtggccaggcagacggccaGCCTCCTTGAAGCAGGTTTCATCCGAGAGCTGGACTATTCGACTTGGCTGTCAAACGTGGTTTTGGTGA